One region of Quercus lobata isolate SW786 chromosome 2, ValleyOak3.0 Primary Assembly, whole genome shotgun sequence genomic DNA includes:
- the LOC115957039 gene encoding stemmadenine O-acetyltransferase-like, translated as MKAKTMKMEVGIVSKEQVKPSSPTPSHLRTFKFSLLDQLILAPYGPVILFYPINNRSNLSNIPKRLELLKKSLSEILTLYYPLAGKIKDDLCIDCNDEGAYFVETQVNVCLSEFLSQPDLLLLHKFLPCELILKESYVGTYVTNIQASVFKCGGIAIGLCIVHKILDGIAFSTFLKAWAKMARGSYEAVSVCPNSDATNLFPTNDLWLRDLSMAVFGSSSKKGKSVTRRFVFHASAIATLKVQATSSCVQHPRHVEVVSAFIWKHAMAASRENNGFQKPSILTHVVNLRRKLEPPLPDYSTGNLLWIAGAQCRGNDELGLQGLVCKIRGGISKINGDFVKKLRGEKRKSMMYESLKEIGGLGSNEEVDCFGFNSWCNFGFYEVDFGWGKPIWISSIGTSDSVFSNLIILNDTRLGDGIEAWITIDEQDMARLECNPELLTFASLDPSPLMVGHSIANL; from the coding sequence ATGAAAGCCAAAACAATGAAAATGGAGGTAGGAATTGTTTCCAAGGAGCAAGTCAAACCATCTTCCCCAACACCCTCTCACCTTAGAACATTCAAGTTTTCCCTATTAGATCAGCTTATTCTTGCTCCTTATGGTCCAGTCATCCTCTTCTATCCCATAAATAACCGCTCAAACCTTAGCAACATTCCCAAGAGGTTAGAATTGCTAAAGAAATCTTTGTCAGAGATCTTAACTCTATACTATCCACTAGCTGGAAAGATCAAAGATGATCTCTGCATCGATTGCAACGATGAAGGGGCTTATTTTGTGGAAACCCAAGTTAATGTTTGTCTGTCTGAATTTCTTAGCCAACCTGACCTTTTGTTACTACATAAGTTCCTTCCTTGTGAACTCATTTTGAAAGAATCGTATGTTGGAACTTATGTGACTAATATTCAAGCAAGTGTCTTCAAGTGTGGTGGCATAGCCATTGGACTGTGCATTGTACACAAGATCCTTGATGGTATAGCATTCAGCACCTTTCTCAAGGCATGGGCTAAAATGGCTAGAGGATCTTATGAAGCAGTATCTGTATGCCCGAATTCTGATGCAACGAATCTCTTCCCCACAAATGATTTATGGCTTAGAGATTTATCAATGGCTGTGTTCGGTTCATCTTCGAAAAAGGGAAAGAGTGTGACAAGAAGATTTGTGTTTCATGCCTCGGCAATAGCAACGCTTAAGGTGCAAGCAACCAGTTCATGTGTGCAACACCCTAGGCATGTAGAGGTGGTTTCTGCTTTCATATGGAAGCATGCCATGGCTGCCTCTAGAGAAAACAATGGTTTCCAAAAGCCTTCCATATTGACCCATGTAGTGAATCTGCGAAGAAAATTAGAACCGCCTTTGCCGGATTATTCTACTGGAAATCTCCTTTGGATAGCAGGTGCTCAGTGCAGGGGCAATGATGAGTTAGGATTGCAAGGCTTGGTTTGTAAGATAAGGGGTggaatatcaaaaattaatggtgattttgttaaaaaactGAGAGGTGaaaaaaggaagtctatgaTGTATGAGTCTCTTAAAGAAATAGGAGGGCTAGGGTCCAATGAGGAAGTAGACTGCTTTGGGTTTAACAGTTGGTGTAATTTTGGATTCTATGAAGTTGATTTTGGGTGGGGAAAGCCTATATGGATCAGCAGCATTGGTACAAGTGATTCAGTATTCTCTAATCTAATAATTTTGAATGACACACGATTGGGTGACGGGATAGAAGCTTGGATAACCATAGATGAGCAAGACATGGCTAGATTAGAATGCAATCCAGAGCTCCTCACATTTGCTTCTTTGGATCCCAGTCCTCTGATGGTTGGTCACTCTATTGCTAATCTATGA